The Williamsia sp. DF01-3 genome has a window encoding:
- a CDS encoding sugar ABC transporter substrate-binding protein gives MTDSTKPRTRARWRRALAPLALAGTVALTASACSGAGSFTDGGGEAVTIALVSNSQMQDAIALSPQFEKENPGVKLKFVTLSENEARAKITASVATGGGEFDVVMISNYETATWAENGWLVNLTPYMVSSPGYDQDDFIPTLREALSYEGNMYSAPFYGESSFLMYNKQMLADAGINMPAEPTWPEVQKAAKTLNKGDVSGICLRGKPGWGETLAPLDTVINAFGGRWFDEDWNAQLDSPQVREAVEFYVDTVRQYGEPGAASTGFQECANLMSQGQVAMWYDATSAVSVLESPDDSNIAGNVGYAMAPSMAKGGNGWLYAWSLGIPESSKKKDDAWKFIEWMTSKDYIKMVAEQLGAASVPPGSRLSTYELPAYKEISGAFAEPTLRSMQAADQNKPTVDPVPYTGIQFLAIPEFQDFGTRVSQQISAAIAGQISVDEALEQSQKYAEVVGESYKKEQ, from the coding sequence ATGACTGACTCGACGAAGCCGAGAACACGGGCGAGATGGCGCAGAGCCCTTGCGCCCCTTGCCCTCGCGGGAACCGTTGCGCTGACGGCCTCCGCCTGCAGCGGCGCCGGATCTTTCACGGACGGCGGCGGTGAGGCAGTCACCATCGCGTTGGTCTCCAACTCTCAGATGCAAGATGCGATCGCATTGTCTCCCCAGTTCGAGAAGGAGAACCCCGGCGTCAAGCTCAAGTTCGTCACGTTGTCCGAGAACGAGGCACGCGCCAAGATCACCGCCTCGGTGGCAACCGGCGGCGGCGAGTTCGACGTGGTGATGATCAGCAACTACGAGACGGCGACCTGGGCCGAGAACGGGTGGCTCGTCAATCTCACCCCGTACATGGTCTCCAGCCCCGGCTACGACCAGGACGACTTCATCCCGACCCTCCGCGAGGCACTGTCCTACGAGGGCAACATGTACTCGGCACCGTTCTACGGTGAGTCCTCGTTCCTCATGTACAACAAGCAGATGCTCGCGGACGCGGGTATCAACATGCCCGCGGAGCCGACATGGCCCGAGGTCCAGAAGGCCGCCAAGACCCTCAACAAGGGCGACGTGTCGGGAATCTGCTTGCGCGGCAAGCCGGGATGGGGTGAGACCCTGGCACCGCTGGACACCGTGATCAACGCCTTCGGCGGACGTTGGTTCGACGAGGACTGGAATGCTCAGCTCGACAGTCCGCAGGTCAGAGAAGCAGTCGAGTTCTATGTCGACACCGTCCGTCAATATGGCGAACCCGGTGCTGCCTCAACAGGTTTCCAGGAATGTGCCAACTTGATGTCGCAGGGGCAGGTTGCGATGTGGTACGACGCGACCTCCGCGGTCTCGGTGCTCGAGAGCCCGGACGACAGCAATATCGCGGGCAATGTCGGGTACGCCATGGCTCCCAGCATGGCCAAGGGCGGCAACGGCTGGCTGTACGCCTGGTCGCTCGGTATCCCCGAGAGCAGCAAGAAGAAGGACGACGCCTGGAAGTTCATCGAATGGATGACCAGCAAGGACTACATCAAGATGGTGGCCGAGCAGCTCGGCGCGGCCAGCGTCCCGCCCGGCAGCCGGCTCTCCACTTATGAGCTGCCGGCGTACAAGGAGATCTCGGGCGCCTTCGCCGAACCGACCCTCAGATCGATGCAGGCCGCCGATCAGAACAAACCGACAGTGGACCCGGTGCCCTACACCGGAATCCAGTTCCTCGCCATCCCCGAGTTCCAAGACTTCGGCACCCGGGTGAGCCAGCAGATCAGCGCAGCAATCGCCGGACAGATCTCTGTCGACGAAGCGCTCGAACAGTCCCAGAAGTACGCCGAGGTAGTCGGCGAGTCCTACAAGAAGGAGCAGTGA
- a CDS encoding carbohydrate ABC transporter permease, with the protein MATALAERGTEPDPGSAPPPITSKRDRISRAEGWRRRGPLLPALIFMIIVTQIPFIVTLYYSTQSWNLVRPGSREFNWLNNYVDVFTDSQFRTVALNTVILIVGTVVISVLLGLFFAILLDRKFIGRSIVRTLLITPFLVTPVAAALLWKTSLLSPTNGLVNWALSPFGLGDVDWLSEFPLASVMAELVWQWTPFMMLLILAGLQSMPKDIQEAARVDGATSFRLFRELTLPHLRRFIELGSVLGAIYLVNTFDAVYMMTSGGPGVASSNLPFYIYQRAFLGFDVGQAAAMGVVTVVATIILSSLALRLIFKSFSGKEEAA; encoded by the coding sequence ATGGCCACCGCACTCGCAGAGCGAGGCACCGAGCCCGATCCGGGTTCCGCGCCGCCGCCGATAACGTCCAAACGCGACAGGATCTCGCGCGCCGAGGGATGGCGACGACGGGGACCACTGCTACCGGCGTTGATATTCATGATCATCGTCACGCAGATCCCCTTCATCGTGACGCTGTACTACTCCACCCAGTCATGGAACCTGGTCCGTCCCGGATCTCGGGAGTTCAACTGGCTCAACAACTATGTCGATGTCTTCACCGACAGCCAGTTCCGGACGGTGGCACTCAACACGGTGATCCTCATCGTCGGGACCGTTGTCATCTCGGTTCTTCTCGGCTTGTTCTTCGCCATCCTCCTCGACCGCAAGTTCATCGGGCGCAGCATTGTCCGCACATTGCTGATCACCCCGTTCCTGGTCACCCCGGTAGCCGCCGCGCTGCTGTGGAAGACGAGTCTGCTCTCCCCCACCAACGGACTGGTCAACTGGGCGCTGAGCCCATTCGGCCTCGGCGACGTCGACTGGCTCAGCGAGTTCCCGCTCGCCAGCGTGATGGCCGAACTGGTCTGGCAGTGGACACCTTTCATGATGTTGCTGATCCTCGCCGGCCTGCAGTCGATGCCGAAGGACATCCAGGAGGCCGCCCGCGTCGACGGCGCCACCAGCTTTCGGCTGTTCCGTGAACTGACACTGCCTCACCTGCGCAGGTTCATCGAACTCGGATCCGTCCTCGGAGCCATCTACCTGGTCAACACCTTCGACGCCGTGTACATGATGACCTCAGGAGGTCCTGGTGTCGCCAGTTCGAACTTGCCCTTCTATATCTACCAACGCGCGTTCCTCGGTTTCGATGTCGGACAGGCGGCCGCGATGGGTGTGGTCACCGTGGTCGCGACCATCATCTTGTCGAGCCTCGCCCTTCGCCTGATCTTCAAGAGTTTCAGCGGGAAAGAGGAGGCAGCCTGA
- a CDS encoding carbohydrate ABC transporter permease encodes MSTAVNNTPAQPHTDIKDIKKRRNRGGSLLTAFTWIIAIGFFFPVAWMVLTAFKQESDAATNPPTFLFTPTLDQFKAVFDAGVGTALLNSLFVTTVSTIIVLLLGIPAAFALSLRPVKKTSDALFFFISTKMLPVVAVIIPLYVIVGQIGMLDNVWTLIVLYTSMNLPIAVWMMRSFFLEVPSELLEAAEIDGASLWTSVREVILPLISPGIAATALICVIFSWNEFFFAVNMTAVNAQTMPVALTGFMSGQGLFWAQLSAASVIAALPVVICGWIAQNKLVRGLSFGAIK; translated from the coding sequence ATGTCCACCGCAGTGAACAACACACCGGCACAACCACATACCGACATCAAGGACATCAAGAAGCGGCGTAACCGAGGCGGAAGCCTACTGACCGCCTTCACCTGGATCATCGCCATCGGGTTCTTCTTCCCGGTCGCCTGGATGGTGCTCACCGCGTTCAAGCAGGAGAGCGATGCGGCGACCAATCCACCGACGTTCTTGTTCACCCCGACGCTCGACCAATTCAAGGCGGTCTTCGACGCGGGCGTCGGGACTGCGCTGCTGAACTCGCTGTTCGTGACGACGGTGTCGACGATCATCGTTCTGCTGCTGGGCATCCCGGCCGCGTTTGCACTCTCGCTGCGTCCGGTGAAGAAGACGAGCGATGCCCTGTTCTTCTTCATCAGCACCAAGATGCTCCCCGTGGTCGCCGTCATCATCCCTCTGTACGTCATCGTGGGCCAGATCGGGATGCTCGACAACGTCTGGACACTCATCGTCCTGTACACCTCGATGAACCTGCCGATCGCGGTGTGGATGATGCGATCGTTTTTCCTCGAGGTACCCAGTGAACTGCTGGAGGCCGCCGAGATCGACGGCGCCAGTCTCTGGACCTCGGTTCGCGAGGTGATCCTTCCGCTGATCTCTCCTGGGATCGCTGCCACCGCACTGATCTGCGTCATATTCTCGTGGAACGAGTTCTTCTTCGCGGTGAACATGACGGCCGTCAACGCCCAGACGATGCCGGTGGCCCTCACCGGGTTCATGTCAGGGCAGGGGCTCTTCTGGGCCCAGCTGTCTGCCGCCTCGGTGATTGCCGCTCTGCCGGTGGTCATCTGCGGCTGGATCGCTCAGAACAAACTCGTCCGCGGCCTCTCATTCGGAGCCATCAAGTGA
- a CDS encoding ABC transporter ATP-binding protein — translation MATISYENACCVYPGADSLAVDSLNLDIEDGEFVVLVGPSGSGKSTALRMLAGLEEIDSGAIKIGGNNMVGVAPKDRDIAMVFQNYALYPNKTVGENMGFALKMRGVGLEERKRKVAEAAKVLDLTDYLDRKPGKLSGGQRQRVAMGRAIVREPQVFCMDEPLSNLDAKLRVQTRTQIAALQRRLGTTTVYVTHDQVEAMTMGDRVAVLKNGVLQQFSTPTELYDRPKNAFVAGFIGSPAMNLFTAPVRDGAVTVAGSRIDLDADSTTLIEKSGLQEVTVGIRPEELSLGDGGDGLGVTVALMEELGSETYVYATLDDPHVRSLEGGPLTLVARSGQRSPAKLGEAVRLRQNSGKVHLFHPETGERISL, via the coding sequence ATGGCAACCATCAGCTACGAAAACGCCTGCTGCGTCTACCCGGGCGCCGATTCACTGGCCGTCGACTCACTCAACCTCGACATCGAAGACGGCGAGTTCGTTGTCCTCGTCGGCCCCTCGGGTTCAGGTAAGTCCACCGCCCTGCGCATGCTCGCCGGTCTCGAGGAGATCGACAGCGGGGCAATCAAGATCGGCGGCAACAACATGGTCGGCGTGGCCCCCAAGGACCGTGACATCGCCATGGTCTTCCAGAACTATGCTCTTTACCCGAACAAGACGGTCGGCGAGAACATGGGCTTCGCGCTGAAGATGCGCGGTGTCGGGCTCGAGGAACGCAAGCGCAAGGTCGCCGAGGCCGCCAAGGTCCTCGACCTCACCGACTACCTCGACCGCAAGCCGGGCAAGCTGTCCGGCGGCCAGCGCCAGCGGGTGGCGATGGGACGGGCCATCGTCCGCGAACCGCAGGTGTTCTGCATGGACGAACCTCTGTCGAACCTCGATGCGAAGTTGCGCGTGCAGACCCGCACACAGATCGCTGCGTTGCAGCGACGACTTGGCACCACCACCGTCTACGTCACCCACGACCAGGTGGAGGCCATGACCATGGGTGACCGCGTTGCGGTGCTCAAAAACGGTGTGCTGCAGCAGTTCAGCACACCGACCGAGCTCTACGACCGACCGAAGAACGCATTTGTCGCCGGCTTCATCGGGTCTCCCGCGATGAACCTGTTCACCGCGCCGGTACGCGACGGTGCAGTGACCGTCGCCGGGTCCAGGATCGACCTCGACGCGGACTCGACCACGCTGATCGAGAAGTCCGGTCTGCAGGAGGTCACCGTGGGCATTCGACCCGAAGAACTCTCCCTCGGAGACGGTGGCGACGGACTCGGTGTCACGGTGGCGCTCATGGAAGAACTGGGCAGCGAGACGTACGTGTACGCCACGCTCGACGACCCACATGTCAGAAGTCTCGAGGGCGGGCCGCTGACACTGGTGGCACGATCGGGCCAGCGGTCACCCGCGAAGCTGGGCGAAGCGGTCCGGCTGCGGCAGAACAGCGGAAAGGTGCACCTGTTCCATCCCGAGACCGGCGAGCGGATCAGCCTCTAG
- a CDS encoding MCE family protein, with amino-acid sequence MTFLRNHRILLSNLALILVMLIGFGYLTLGVLRWRPFDDSYSLTVEFANSGGVQETSEVTLRGSRIGEVDTVRVTPASVEVKVTIDSKYQINTDSEVKALGLSAVGEQYVDFQPPTSDGPYFSNGDKISSVQTSSTVAFPKLLESTVGVVKQIDPVKLKTTIDELDIALDAGGKNQLRALFNSGGVIFADLYRVLPETVTLIQNTGTILETTADVQPDLGRLTGGMSGLIDALVASDEELRTFLGSGPARLTTLAGSLNQLQDPLTDVLKQFLDIAQQGALRAPAMVNLLPSIRDGATTAQAMFHDGAWWAFGSIYPRPYCEYPTMPQRPTQILESSVPVNMYCVTEDPTQQIRGAANAPRPPGDDTAGPPPNMDPNARTAPLG; translated from the coding sequence ATGACTTTCCTCCGTAATCATCGGATCCTCCTGTCCAACCTCGCATTGATCCTGGTGATGCTGATCGGGTTCGGCTATCTCACACTGGGCGTCCTCCGCTGGCGTCCGTTCGACGACAGTTACTCGCTCACAGTTGAATTCGCGAACTCTGGTGGTGTCCAGGAGACTTCCGAGGTCACGCTTCGGGGCTCGCGGATCGGCGAGGTGGACACCGTTCGGGTCACCCCGGCATCTGTCGAGGTCAAGGTCACGATCGACAGTAAATATCAGATCAACACCGATTCCGAGGTCAAGGCTCTCGGACTCTCCGCGGTCGGTGAGCAGTACGTCGACTTTCAGCCACCCACCTCCGACGGCCCGTACTTCTCGAACGGCGACAAGATCTCGTCGGTCCAGACCTCGTCGACGGTTGCGTTCCCGAAATTGCTCGAGTCGACGGTCGGAGTGGTCAAACAGATTGATCCGGTCAAGCTGAAAACCACGATCGACGAACTCGACATCGCACTCGACGCCGGTGGCAAGAACCAGCTCCGCGCCTTGTTCAACAGCGGTGGCGTGATCTTCGCCGACCTGTACCGAGTGTTGCCCGAGACGGTGACGCTGATCCAGAACACCGGCACCATCCTGGAGACGACCGCAGACGTTCAGCCGGATCTCGGCCGGCTCACCGGCGGGATGAGCGGATTGATCGACGCTCTCGTCGCCTCCGACGAGGAACTGCGTACGTTCCTCGGTAGCGGGCCGGCGCGGCTGACCACCCTGGCGGGCTCGCTCAATCAGCTGCAGGACCCGCTGACCGATGTCCTGAAACAGTTCCTCGACATCGCCCAGCAAGGTGCGCTCCGTGCTCCCGCGATGGTGAACCTGCTCCCGTCGATCCGGGATGGTGCCACCACCGCGCAGGCGATGTTCCATGACGGAGCGTGGTGGGCGTTCGGCTCGATCTATCCGCGGCCGTACTGCGAGTACCCGACGATGCCGCAGCGGCCCACCCAGATCCTGGAGAGCTCGGTTCCGGTGAATATGTACTGTGTCACCGAAGATCCGACTCAGCAGATCAGGGGAGCCGCGAACGCACCACGGCCGCCAGGCGACGACACCGCCGGCCCTCCGCCCAACATGGACCCCAACGCGCGCACCGCGCCGCTGGGCTGA
- a CDS encoding MlaD family protein, translating to MTRRRSVMQTRGAVVAGLAATMLLSGCGSIPGLTIDQIPLPAPGGVGDGYEIKGSFGNALNLPSQAKVKLNGNDIGLVESISANNYAADVTMKIRKDIKLPVGTGAELRQGTPLGDVFVALKPPEGDDTQGTMAPGDELTGETSEAATVEDLLVTATAFVDGGSIKNLTEIINELSDALGGKAPELTGLIDGMTTGISRLAQNTVEFDTALESFNGLAEDLSNGREQLVASINTVGPALDVVNGQIPALVTTLDKTSTVTDALNDFLDTQTENAVEMTNNLLVDIDALGEAVGELGPLADKLRVLTPKWVDATPGSAATVSARLWYLSPGFGFDSGSRLPEMEDFNQGVNSLNQTLTRVLARLTGTRGCCG from the coding sequence ATGACACGCAGACGATCGGTGATGCAGACCCGGGGAGCAGTCGTGGCGGGCCTGGCGGCAACGATGTTGCTGTCCGGTTGCGGCTCCATCCCCGGCCTGACGATCGACCAGATCCCGCTGCCGGCGCCGGGAGGGGTCGGTGACGGCTACGAGATCAAGGGTTCGTTCGGCAACGCGCTGAACCTGCCGTCGCAGGCCAAGGTTAAACTCAACGGCAACGACATCGGGCTGGTGGAATCGATTTCGGCGAACAACTACGCGGCCGACGTCACGATGAAGATCCGCAAGGACATCAAGCTGCCGGTGGGCACCGGGGCCGAACTCCGTCAGGGCACACCTCTCGGTGACGTGTTCGTCGCGTTGAAGCCACCGGAAGGTGATGACACCCAGGGGACCATGGCGCCCGGCGACGAGCTGACAGGCGAGACGTCCGAGGCGGCAACCGTGGAGGATCTGCTGGTCACCGCGACCGCATTTGTCGACGGTGGCTCCATCAAGAACCTGACCGAGATCATCAACGAGTTGTCGGACGCGCTCGGTGGCAAGGCGCCCGAGCTGACCGGCCTGATCGACGGCATGACTACAGGCATCAGCCGCCTCGCCCAGAACACCGTCGAGTTCGACACCGCGCTCGAATCGTTCAACGGACTCGCCGAGGACCTGTCGAACGGGCGGGAACAGCTGGTCGCCTCCATCAACACGGTCGGCCCGGCACTGGACGTGGTCAACGGTCAGATCCCGGCCCTGGTCACCACGCTGGACAAGACCAGTACGGTCACCGATGCCCTGAACGATTTCCTCGACACCCAGACAGAGAATGCGGTGGAGATGACCAACAACCTGCTGGTGGACATCGATGCCCTGGGCGAAGCCGTCGGAGAACTCGGACCATTGGCCGACAAGCTACGTGTCCTGACCCCGAAGTGGGTTGATGCCACCCCCGGCTCGGCGGCCACGGTGAGTGCCAGGCTCTGGTATCTGTCACCGGGTTTCGGGTTCGACTCGGGTAGCCGGCTACCGGAGATGGAGGACTTCAATCAGGGTGTCAACAGCTTGAACCAGACGCTCACCCGAGTCCTCGCCCGGCTCACCGGAACCCGCGGATGTTGTGGGTGA
- a CDS encoding MCE family protein, with translation MLSTQHVARRGASTVRRSMVMTALLITTALLGTGCTLIPAEWRHAVGESIKLTAYFDSVAGLYTDNDVDVLGMPVGRVLSITPQGDRVKVEFTVDKSIPIPADATAAIINTSLVTTRHIELSPTYTEGEKLGDGDTVANAKSPVEIGELFDTVDNLVEEFKADPDGSGPLGDMLTISSGIFGGNGERMAVALEELNKVAQVGVDNGDALVEMIKKISILTTALVDNYPKMTAFSSAITQVSQMLGDQSPGLQATMQALNQTLNNTATFLEGNVNVVDSSMGRLAALISNLSDYSRQLVDTIDVAPLAFDNLANSVSVEQRAWRAQLLIDKSLLDTELLSTFCEAINLQENGCRTGKLKDFGPDLGVFSALVEMTK, from the coding sequence ATGTTGAGCACTCAGCATGTCGCGCGCCGAGGCGCGAGCACGGTACGCCGCTCGATGGTGATGACAGCACTGCTGATCACCACCGCACTCCTCGGTACCGGATGCACGCTGATTCCCGCCGAATGGCGCCACGCCGTGGGCGAGTCGATCAAGCTGACCGCCTATTTCGACAGTGTGGCAGGGCTTTACACCGACAACGACGTGGATGTGTTGGGCATGCCCGTGGGTCGGGTCCTGTCGATCACCCCTCAGGGTGACCGGGTCAAAGTGGAGTTCACCGTCGACAAGTCCATACCCATCCCGGCAGACGCCACCGCCGCCATCATCAACACCTCGTTGGTGACCACCCGGCACATCGAGTTGTCGCCCACCTACACCGAAGGCGAGAAGCTCGGGGACGGTGACACCGTGGCCAATGCAAAGAGCCCGGTGGAGATCGGGGAGCTCTTCGACACCGTGGACAACCTCGTGGAGGAGTTCAAGGCAGACCCGGATGGCAGTGGGCCCCTCGGCGACATGCTGACGATCTCGTCGGGGATCTTCGGTGGCAACGGCGAGCGGATGGCCGTTGCGCTGGAAGAACTCAACAAGGTCGCGCAGGTCGGCGTCGACAACGGAGATGCACTCGTCGAGATGATCAAGAAGATCTCGATTCTGACCACGGCCCTGGTGGACAACTATCCGAAGATGACGGCGTTCTCGTCGGCCATCACCCAGGTCTCGCAGATGCTGGGTGACCAGTCGCCGGGTCTGCAGGCAACCATGCAGGCGTTGAACCAGACATTGAACAACACCGCCACCTTCCTCGAAGGGAACGTCAATGTCGTCGACAGCTCGATGGGCAGGCTGGCCGCACTGATCAGCAATCTCAGTGATTACTCGCGTCAACTGGTCGACACGATCGATGTCGCGCCGTTGGCTTTCGACAATCTGGCCAACTCGGTGTCCGTGGAGCAGAGGGCGTGGCGCGCACAGTTGCTGATCGACAAGTCGTTGCTCGACACCGAGCTGCTGTCGACCTTCTGTGAAGCCATCAACTTGCAGGAAAACGGCTGCCGGACCGGCAAATTGAAAGATTTCGGCCCCGATCTGGGTGTGTTCTCGGCGCTGGTGGAGATGACAAAATGA
- a CDS encoding MCE family protein — protein MSPGEAHAVKPNMLRRSWSEHRYFWLGAIGSVVLVLIVVSTFAISESGIGKREYTADFSQAGGIRPGDKVRVAGIDVGEVSKTTLAGDHVAVAMEVQKDVEVMSDGSAEIKLSTLLGQRYVDIKVGESTARLSGSRIARTQVPYDLQETIERGTPVLAGVNAESLSDSVDALNKQLAGAPGITRTTLDSLTEMSRVISNRSDQINLLIKDTNSVTEIVNSSQYQLSVIVGQGQLLAQKIATRQQLVIKMLDGVADLSNQMSAMGAENNNQFAPLIANLNTISEGMEKNRDNLRHMLEVLPLTVRAIANTTGSGPYAMGYLPWGIFPDNWLCAARVVDGC, from the coding sequence ATGAGCCCCGGGGAGGCACATGCTGTGAAGCCGAACATGTTGCGCCGCAGCTGGTCCGAGCATCGATATTTCTGGCTCGGAGCAATCGGGTCGGTGGTGCTGGTCCTGATCGTGGTGTCCACGTTCGCGATCTCGGAGTCGGGGATTGGCAAGCGGGAGTACACCGCCGACTTTTCCCAGGCCGGCGGTATCCGCCCCGGTGACAAGGTCCGCGTCGCCGGCATCGACGTGGGGGAGGTCTCGAAGACCACCTTGGCCGGTGATCACGTCGCGGTCGCCATGGAGGTGCAAAAGGACGTCGAGGTGATGTCCGATGGTTCCGCCGAGATCAAGCTCTCGACGCTGCTCGGACAGCGCTACGTCGACATCAAGGTCGGTGAATCGACGGCTCGACTCAGCGGCTCGAGGATCGCCCGCACCCAGGTGCCGTACGACCTGCAGGAAACCATCGAGCGTGGGACACCCGTTCTCGCGGGGGTGAACGCCGAAAGCCTCAGCGACAGTGTGGATGCGCTGAACAAACAGTTGGCCGGCGCGCCGGGGATCACCCGCACCACGTTGGATTCTCTGACCGAGATGTCCAGGGTGATCAGCAACCGCAGTGACCAGATCAATTTGCTCATCAAGGACACGAACTCCGTCACCGAGATCGTCAACAGCAGCCAGTATCAACTGTCGGTGATCGTCGGTCAGGGCCAGCTGTTGGCTCAGAAGATCGCCACCCGGCAGCAATTGGTGATCAAGATGCTCGATGGCGTCGCGGACCTGTCGAACCAGATGTCAGCCATGGGTGCTGAGAACAACAATCAGTTCGCGCCCCTGATCGCCAACCTCAACACGATCTCCGAGGGTATGGAAAAGAACCGCGACAACCTCCGTCACATGCTCGAGGTCCTGCCGCTCACCGTTCGGGCGATCGCCAACACCACCGGATCCGGTCCCTACGCGATGGGCTACCTCCCGTGGGGCATCTTCCCCGACAACTGGCTCTGCGCAGCGAGGGTGGTCGACGGATGTTGA
- a CDS encoding MCE family protein, with protein sequence MGYRKPLIGFSLFAVLALLLTYTIWSTLERAVPGQTNGYTAYFSDASGLHSGDDVRMAGVRVGRVSDITLDRNRAKVTFDLQTDQTIFSNTQASIRYQNLIGQRYLGLDLVEGAEQKKLKPGSTLEEPSQDSFDVSALLAGFQPVFDTLEPEQVNQLSESLVQTFQGNQVSLSYTIEQIGKLAADFGNRDQVIGALITNLSAVMGDLSSQGDQMQVLVKNLAGLIEGLNGNSTSLGASVDSIGDATSRLGGLLGRIRPDAEQLGQSLRDTTGRMIGIGSKLDQLAIDLPLFLVHFPMVMGQGAYLNIYACELDVSIGGVLFPPGLISQIGGTQHSVVCR encoded by the coding sequence ATGGGTTACCGCAAGCCTCTCATCGGCTTCAGCCTGTTCGCCGTACTGGCGTTGCTGCTCACGTACACGATCTGGTCGACGCTGGAACGAGCCGTGCCGGGTCAGACCAACGGGTACACCGCCTATTTCAGCGACGCCTCGGGCCTGCACTCGGGTGACGACGTGCGGATGGCCGGGGTCCGGGTCGGCAGGGTCTCGGACATAACCCTCGATCGCAACCGGGCCAAGGTGACGTTCGACCTGCAGACCGACCAGACCATCTTCTCCAACACGCAGGCGTCGATCCGCTACCAGAACCTGATCGGACAGCGCTATCTGGGACTCGACCTCGTCGAGGGCGCAGAACAGAAGAAGCTCAAGCCGGGGTCGACTCTCGAAGAACCGTCACAGGATTCGTTTGACGTCTCGGCGTTGCTCGCGGGCTTCCAGCCGGTGTTCGACACCCTCGAACCCGAGCAGGTCAACCAGCTGTCGGAGAGTCTTGTGCAGACCTTCCAAGGCAACCAGGTATCGCTCAGCTACACGATCGAGCAGATCGGAAAGCTGGCCGCAGACTTCGGAAATCGAGATCAGGTCATCGGAGCCCTCATCACCAATCTGAGTGCGGTGATGGGCGACCTCAGCTCTCAGGGCGATCAGATGCAGGTCTTGGTGAAGAACCTCGCTGGATTGATCGAGGGGCTGAACGGCAACTCGACGTCGCTGGGTGCCTCGGTCGACAGCATCGGTGATGCGACGAGCCGCCTCGGTGGGCTGCTCGGCCGGATCCGTCCTGATGCCGAGCAACTCGGGCAGAGCTTGCGGGACACAACCGGCCGCATGATCGGCATCGGGTCCAAACTCGACCAGCTGGCAATCGATCTGCCGCTGTTCCTGGTGCACTTTCCCATGGTGATGGGACAGGGCGCCTACCTGAACATCTACGCCTGCGAACTGGACGTATCAATCGGTGGTGTTCTCTTCCCGCCGGGGTTGATCAGCCAGATCGGCGGCACCCAGCACTCGGTGGTGTGCCGATGA